In Paenibacillus kyungheensis, the following are encoded in one genomic region:
- a CDS encoding DUF6115 domain-containing protein yields MNLPGWIYIVLIGAVAIVYGFLLPKARNVAATAQSMATVDKVEDTLEHYMAEIEKENEEIIDLVSKIKQESTAKQLALQEQLTEMRQRLIQLEQKPDPVIMQPVAQPIPPTQNPSYMPSQGTGTQGDALRESAARMAQEHSEPIVEQQADTTERIQDRYQELFALYKNGKSIDTIAKTVGLQRGEVQLILQLAKQEDHT; encoded by the coding sequence ATGAATTTGCCAGGATGGATATATATTGTTCTGATCGGGGCAGTCGCGATTGTATATGGATTTTTGTTACCCAAAGCTCGTAATGTGGCAGCTACCGCTCAGTCTATGGCTACTGTGGATAAAGTAGAGGATACATTGGAACATTATATGGCCGAGATCGAGAAAGAGAACGAAGAGATTATTGATCTAGTCTCCAAAATCAAACAAGAGTCTACAGCGAAGCAATTAGCGCTGCAAGAGCAGTTAACCGAAATGAGACAACGTTTGATACAGTTAGAACAAAAGCCAGATCCTGTTATAATGCAACCTGTTGCTCAGCCGATACCTCCTACGCAGAACCCTTCGTATATGCCATCACAGGGCACAGGAACGCAAGGAGATGCGTTACGAGAGTCAGCTGCGCGAATGGCGCAAGAGCATAGTGAGCCAATTGTAGAACAGCAAGCAGATACGACAGAACGTATTCAGGATCGCTATCAAGAACTGTTTGCCCTTTACAAAAATGGGAAGTCAATTGATACAATAGCCAAAACGGTAGGTTTACAACGTGGCGAAGTTCAATTGATTTTGCAGTTGGCCAAACAGGAGGATCATACGTGA
- the rpsB gene encoding 30S ribosomal protein S2 — translation MAVISMKQLLEAGVHFGHQTRRWNPKMDRYIFTERNGIYIIDLQKTVKKVDEAYNFVKSIAADGGTVLFVGTKKQAQDSVKEEAERSGQFYINQRWLGGTLTNFETIKKRINRLKELEKWEEDGTFEVLPKKEVILLRKEKDRLEKFLGGIKNMKGLPSALFIIDPRKERIAVAEARKLGIPIVGIVDTNCDPDEIDYVIPGNDDAIRAVKLLTGKMADAVVEANQGEQTA, via the coding sequence ATGGCAGTTATTTCCATGAAACAGCTTTTAGAAGCTGGCGTACACTTCGGTCACCAAACACGTCGTTGGAACCCGAAAATGGATCGTTACATTTTTACAGAAAGAAACGGAATTTACATCATTGATTTGCAAAAAACAGTGAAAAAAGTTGACGAAGCTTACAACTTTGTAAAATCCATCGCTGCTGACGGCGGTACAGTATTGTTCGTTGGTACGAAAAAACAAGCTCAAGATTCTGTTAAAGAAGAAGCTGAGCGTTCTGGTCAATTCTACATCAACCAACGTTGGTTGGGTGGAACTCTAACTAACTTTGAAACGATCAAAAAACGTATCAATCGTTTGAAAGAGTTGGAAAAATGGGAAGAAGACGGTACTTTCGAAGTTCTTCCTAAAAAAGAAGTAATCTTGCTTCGCAAAGAAAAAGATCGTCTTGAGAAATTCTTGGGCGGTATCAAAAACATGAAAGGTTTGCCTAGCGCGTTGTTCATCATCGATCCTCGTAAAGAGCGTATCGCTGTTGCAGAAGCACGTAAATTGGGTATTCCAATCGTAGGTATCGTTGATACTAACTGTGATCCAGACGAAATCGATTATGTTATTCCTGGTAATGATGACGCGATTCGCGCTGTTAAATTGTTGACTGGAAAAATGGCTGATGCTGTGGTTGAAGCTAACCAAGGCGAGCAAACTGCATAA
- the tsf gene encoding translation elongation factor Ts, which yields MAVNASAVKELREKTGAGMLDCKKALEETNGDIAKAVDVLREKGLSAAAGKAGRAATEGVVESYIHAGGRIGVLVEINCETDFVGKTDQFKEFARDIAMQIAAASPLYVRREEVPTEALEKEKEILKAQALNEGKPEKIVEKMVEGRIGKYYEEYCLMEQTFVKNPDKTIDQLLNEKISTIGENISIRRFVRYELGEGLEKKQDNFVEEVMAQVNQ from the coding sequence ATGGCAGTTAATGCTAGCGCAGTAAAAGAACTTCGTGAAAAAACAGGCGCAGGAATGTTAGATTGTAAAAAAGCGCTTGAAGAAACAAATGGTGATATCGCTAAAGCAGTAGACGTACTTCGTGAAAAAGGTCTTTCTGCAGCAGCTGGTAAAGCTGGACGCGCTGCAACAGAAGGCGTAGTTGAATCTTACATCCACGCTGGCGGTCGTATCGGCGTATTGGTAGAAATCAACTGTGAAACTGACTTTGTTGGTAAAACAGACCAATTTAAAGAGTTTGCACGCGATATCGCTATGCAAATCGCAGCAGCTAGCCCATTGTATGTTCGTCGTGAAGAAGTTCCTACAGAAGCTCTTGAGAAAGAAAAAGAAATTTTGAAAGCTCAAGCGTTGAACGAAGGCAAACCAGAAAAAATCGTTGAAAAAATGGTTGAAGGCCGCATCGGTAAATACTATGAAGAGTATTGCTTGATGGAGCAAACTTTCGTTAAAAACCCTGATAAAACAATCGATCAATTGTTGAATGAAAAAATCAGCACAATCGGTGAAAACATTTCAATCCGTCGCTTTGTTCGTTATGAACTAGGTGAAGGTCTTGAGAAAAAACAAGACAACTTTGTTGAAGAAGTTATGGCACAAGTAAATCAATAA
- the pyrH gene encoding UMP kinase — MNKPVFKRVVLKVSGESLSGQNGYGIDADTIVSIANQIKEVVALGVEVAIVCGGGNIWRGIAGSANGIDRATADYMGMLATVMNSLALQDALEQIEVPTRVQTSIAMQQIAEPYIRRRAIRHLEKGRVVIFAAGTGNPFFSTDTTAALRAAEIEAEVILMAKNKVDGVYSADPFKDENAQKFEQLTYLDILNQNLGVMDSTASSLCMDNNIPLIVFAITEEGNIKRVVLGEKIGTIVKGSVD, encoded by the coding sequence TTGAATAAACCTGTATTTAAAAGAGTTGTCTTGAAAGTCAGCGGTGAATCATTATCGGGTCAAAACGGATACGGTATTGATGCCGATACAATCGTCTCAATTGCCAATCAGATCAAAGAAGTCGTCGCGTTGGGTGTAGAAGTTGCGATTGTATGTGGAGGAGGCAACATCTGGCGGGGAATCGCGGGTAGCGCAAATGGTATTGACCGCGCGACAGCCGATTATATGGGTATGCTTGCTACTGTAATGAATTCTTTAGCTTTGCAAGATGCATTAGAGCAAATTGAAGTTCCTACTCGTGTGCAGACTTCTATTGCAATGCAACAAATCGCAGAACCCTATATTCGCAGAAGAGCTATTCGTCACTTAGAAAAAGGTCGTGTCGTTATTTTCGCAGCGGGTACGGGTAATCCTTTCTTCTCTACAGATACAACAGCTGCTTTACGTGCTGCTGAAATCGAAGCAGAAGTTATTTTGATGGCAAAAAACAAAGTGGATGGCGTTTACTCAGCAGATCCATTTAAAGACGAAAATGCTCAAAAATTCGAACAGCTTACATACCTGGATATCTTGAACCAAAATCTAGGTGTAATGGACTCTACAGCTTCATCGTTATGTATGGATAACAATATTCCACTCATCGTGTTTGCGATTACCGAAGAAGGAAACATCAAACGGGTCGTGCTCGGCGAGAAGATCGGGACGATCGTCAAAGGGAGTGTAGATTAA
- the frr gene encoding ribosome recycling factor — MPQSIKKSAEERMEKAIQALSRDLSTLRAGRASSSILDRVQVEYYGALTPLNQLANISTPDSRTLIIQPWDKSSLADIERAIMKSDLGLTPANDGNIVRLSIPALTEERRSELVKLTKKFGEESKVAVRNIRRDANEDIKKLEKTDISEDESRRHQEDVQKLTDKFIAEVDNVLASKEKEIMEV, encoded by the coding sequence ATGCCTCAATCAATCAAAAAAAGTGCAGAAGAACGCATGGAAAAAGCGATTCAAGCGTTAAGTCGTGATCTATCCACGCTTCGTGCTGGACGCGCTTCATCTTCTATTTTAGATCGCGTACAAGTTGAATATTATGGTGCTTTGACACCTCTTAATCAATTGGCTAATATCAGTACTCCAGATTCTCGTACATTGATTATTCAGCCTTGGGATAAATCTTCTTTAGCTGATATTGAACGTGCGATTATGAAGTCAGATTTGGGTCTTACACCTGCTAATGATGGTAACATCGTACGCTTGAGTATTCCTGCTTTGACAGAAGAACGTCGTTCTGAATTAGTGAAATTAACTAAAAAGTTTGGCGAAGAATCTAAAGTTGCGGTTCGTAATATTCGTCGTGATGCAAATGAGGATATCAAAAAGCTAGAAAAAACAGATATCTCTGAGGACGAATCACGTCGTCACCAAGAAGATGTTCAAAAACTTACGGACAAATTCATTGCGGAAGTCGACAATGTACTTGCTTCAAAAGAAAAAGAGATTATGGAAGTGTAA
- a CDS encoding isoprenyl transferase, translating into MLKRVRSWWKKEELQVSAELSQDNIPKHIAIIMDGNGRWAKSLGLPRVMGHQNGMKAVKRATIAADDLGVQYLTMYAFSTENWKRPKEEVDFLMKLPGEFIVSELDELIEKNVQIRLMGHKEVLPPHTIEPLEKAIRDTANNTGLVLTFALNYGGRDEITEGVKEVAQAVQNGTMRIEDITSESFERVLQSSGMPDPDLLIRTSGELRLSNFMLWQLAYTELWFTPIFWPEFGKQHMIEAVVEYQRRTRRYGGLK; encoded by the coding sequence ATGCTCAAGCGTGTTCGCTCGTGGTGGAAAAAGGAAGAGCTACAGGTTTCCGCCGAGCTTTCGCAAGATAATATTCCAAAGCATATCGCTATCATTATGGATGGCAATGGACGATGGGCGAAAAGTTTGGGATTACCGCGTGTAATGGGTCATCAAAATGGTATGAAGGCTGTAAAGCGTGCCACAATTGCTGCGGATGACTTGGGAGTTCAATATTTAACCATGTATGCTTTCTCTACTGAAAATTGGAAAAGACCCAAAGAGGAAGTTGACTTTTTGATGAAACTTCCTGGTGAATTTATAGTATCTGAATTGGATGAATTGATTGAAAAAAATGTACAGATTCGTTTGATGGGACACAAAGAGGTATTGCCTCCTCATACGATAGAGCCTTTGGAAAAAGCGATTCGCGATACTGCTAATAATACAGGGCTGGTACTTACATTTGCTCTGAATTATGGAGGTCGTGATGAAATTACTGAAGGTGTTAAAGAAGTAGCACAAGCGGTACAAAACGGTACAATGCGTATAGAAGATATTACTTCTGAAAGTTTTGAACGTGTTTTGCAATCGTCAGGGATGCCTGATCCTGATTTACTTATACGAACAAGCGGAGAACTTCGCCTGAGTAATTTTATGTTGTGGCAACTTGCCTATACAGAATTGTGGTTTACTCCTATTTTTTGGCCAGAGTTTGGCAAGCAACATATGATCGAAGCGGTAGTAGAATACCAGCGTAGAACTCGTAGATATGGTGGTTTGAAATGA
- a CDS encoding phosphatidate cytidylyltransferase gives MKERIITGIVAGTLYLGLCLLGGYAYHGLLVVMALIGYYEFVIMTKSTPFGAPAVIGYISVLYMLFPWTLMNLEPPLSNDHSMWIVMLLLLSITVISKNKVDIKQMALLFIGAVYIGTGFAYIADTRQTPDGHGLFWTFMLLASIWASDIGAYFTGKMLGKNKLWPSISPNKTVEGAIGGVVFAIVVAVIFSLISPQLLPMTNAICIGIAAAVVGQMGDLIQSAYKRIYGIKDSGKLLPGHGGILDRCDSWLMVFPLVHIAFLLPF, from the coding sequence GTGAAAGAGCGGATAATCACTGGCATTGTAGCCGGAACACTCTACTTAGGGCTTTGCCTGCTCGGTGGCTATGCTTATCATGGCCTGCTGGTGGTGATGGCTCTTATTGGATATTATGAGTTTGTAATCATGACAAAGTCGACTCCGTTTGGAGCACCGGCAGTAATCGGATATATTAGTGTACTGTATATGCTTTTCCCATGGACATTAATGAATCTTGAACCGCCGTTGTCTAATGATCACAGTATGTGGATTGTGATGCTATTGTTGTTATCCATTACTGTTATTTCCAAAAATAAAGTGGATATTAAACAAATGGCGCTACTGTTTATCGGAGCCGTTTATATAGGTACAGGATTTGCATATATTGCAGATACACGTCAGACACCAGATGGACATGGGTTATTCTGGACCTTTATGTTGCTTGCTTCGATTTGGGCTAGTGATATTGGAGCTTATTTTACAGGCAAAATGTTGGGCAAAAATAAGCTGTGGCCTTCAATCAGCCCTAACAAAACAGTGGAAGGTGCGATTGGTGGAGTTGTATTTGCTATTGTAGTGGCTGTTATTTTTTCACTGATATCACCACAACTACTTCCAATGACTAATGCGATATGTATAGGTATTGCTGCGGCTGTAGTAGGACAAATGGGTGACTTGATTCAATCGGCATACAAGCGTATCTATGGAATCAAAGACTCTGGTAAATTACTACCTGGTCATGGTGGCATTTTGGATCGTTGTGATAGCTGGTTAATGGTATTTCCGCTTGTTCATATTGCGTTCCTTTTACCTTTTTAA
- a CDS encoding 1-deoxy-D-xylulose-5-phosphate reductoisomerase, with amino-acid sequence MKKLAILGSTGSIGTQTLDVVRAHPEAFEVEGLAAGNNIELLMQQVLEFKPSKISVGSKESAEQIKQQLPAHIQVFYGEQGLIEIAAGTDADTVVTAVMGSMGLPSTLAAIDAGKTIGLANKETLVTAGHLVTARARQKGVQLLPIDSEHSALFQCLNGEPRERIHQLTLTASGGSFRDRTREQLKHVTVADALKHPNWSMGSKITIDSATMANKGLEVIEAHWLFDMPYDQISVLLHPESIIHSFVEFVDTSIIAQLGNPDMRVPIQYALTYPDRQQAPSSRLSLAQIGQLNFREMDYVRFPCLSMAFEAGRLGGTAPTVFNAANEIAVSRFLNGEIPFLLIEDIIADALQQHEVIANPELEVIYATDAQTRARASAFSVL; translated from the coding sequence ATGAAAAAATTAGCTATTCTTGGCTCTACAGGTTCAATCGGTACTCAAACATTAGATGTTGTACGTGCTCATCCTGAAGCTTTTGAAGTGGAAGGACTTGCAGCAGGCAACAATATAGAATTGTTAATGCAGCAAGTGTTGGAATTTAAGCCATCTAAAATTTCTGTAGGTTCTAAAGAATCAGCAGAACAGATCAAACAGCAATTGCCTGCTCATATTCAAGTATTTTATGGCGAGCAAGGACTGATTGAAATTGCAGCCGGAACAGATGCTGATACAGTAGTAACAGCAGTGATGGGTAGCATGGGTCTTCCTTCTACACTAGCAGCGATTGATGCTGGCAAAACGATAGGTCTGGCTAACAAAGAAACATTGGTAACAGCAGGACATTTAGTGACAGCTCGTGCTAGACAAAAAGGTGTTCAATTGTTGCCGATTGATAGCGAACATTCAGCATTATTTCAATGTCTAAATGGAGAACCTCGTGAACGTATACATCAATTAACGTTGACTGCTTCAGGTGGTTCATTTCGTGATCGTACACGAGAGCAATTGAAGCATGTGACTGTTGCGGATGCACTCAAGCATCCTAACTGGTCTATGGGTTCTAAAATTACGATTGATTCTGCAACGATGGCGAATAAAGGACTAGAAGTGATCGAAGCACACTGGTTATTTGATATGCCGTATGATCAGATTTCTGTACTGCTACATCCTGAAAGTATTATTCATTCGTTTGTTGAATTTGTAGATACGAGTATTATTGCGCAGCTAGGTAATCCTGATATGCGTGTACCGATTCAATATGCTTTAACTTATCCGGATCGTCAGCAAGCTCCTTCTTCGCGTCTATCGTTAGCTCAGATCGGGCAATTGAATTTCCGTGAAATGGATTATGTTCGTTTTCCTTGCTTGAGTATGGCTTTTGAAGCGGGTCGTCTGGGCGGTACAGCTCCAACAGTATTTAATGCTGCTAATGAAATTGCAGTTTCTCGATTTCTAAATGGAGAAATTCCTTTCTTACTGATTGAAGACATTATTGCAGATGCGCTACAACAGCATGAAGTGATTGCCAATCCAGAACTGGAAGTTATTTATGCTACTGATGCACAGACAAGAGCGAGAGCAAGTGCATTTTCAGTATTATAA
- the rseP gene encoding RIP metalloprotease RseP — METLQVVVMTVLMFFIIVTVHEWGHYYFAKRAGVLVREFAIGFGPKLFSYKKDETVFTLRLLPFGGYARMAGEDPELVEIQPGQTIAIRTANEVVKTIFVDQLDNRKNVIRGEVQSIDIIDDLKIVLDVDGDIQTFNVDPKAMMSIKGQDIQIAPRNRQFNSATVGQRALSIFAGPAMNFILAFILCLILVRMTGVPVENPTGVILGQVTSNSPAQSSGLMKGDLVEKVNGTNIAGDSVKMISLIESSAGKPMEWTIERGGKEQTVTITPKANEKNVGKVGVAVEPQTRSASFGETFSYAGERFIDMSTTILTSLKMLIFGQFHLNDLAGPVGTIQVTTEVARQGLDSMILWTALISTNLGIFNLLPIPALDGSRLIFLLVEWIRRKPLEPSKEGLVHLIGFGMLFLLMIAVTYNDIVRLIKG; from the coding sequence TTGGAGACACTTCAAGTAGTAGTTATGACGGTACTCATGTTTTTTATTATTGTAACGGTGCATGAGTGGGGGCATTATTATTTTGCCAAGCGTGCAGGAGTTTTAGTACGCGAATTTGCTATTGGCTTCGGCCCAAAACTGTTTTCATATAAAAAAGATGAAACTGTATTTACATTGCGTCTACTACCTTTCGGTGGTTACGCACGTATGGCTGGTGAAGATCCTGAACTGGTTGAGATTCAGCCTGGACAGACGATCGCTATTCGCACAGCAAATGAAGTGGTAAAAACGATTTTTGTAGATCAGTTAGATAATCGCAAAAATGTAATTCGTGGTGAAGTACAATCGATAGATATTATAGACGATCTCAAAATTGTACTGGATGTTGATGGTGATATTCAGACTTTTAATGTAGATCCCAAAGCAATGATGTCGATTAAAGGTCAAGATATTCAGATTGCACCGCGTAATCGTCAGTTTAATAGTGCAACTGTAGGTCAACGTGCATTGTCTATTTTTGCAGGGCCTGCGATGAACTTTATCCTTGCATTTATTCTTTGTCTGATCTTAGTACGTATGACAGGTGTACCTGTAGAAAATCCGACTGGCGTTATTTTGGGTCAAGTTACTTCTAATTCTCCTGCTCAATCTAGCGGACTGATGAAAGGCGATCTAGTTGAAAAGGTTAATGGAACTAACATTGCTGGGGATTCTGTGAAAATGATTAGTTTGATTGAATCTTCTGCTGGGAAACCAATGGAATGGACGATTGAACGTGGTGGTAAAGAACAAACGGTGACTATTACTCCGAAAGCCAATGAAAAAAATGTAGGTAAAGTCGGTGTAGCAGTAGAACCACAGACTCGTTCAGCTTCATTTGGTGAAACATTCAGCTATGCAGGTGAACGTTTTATCGATATGAGTACAACGATTTTGACAAGTTTGAAAATGCTAATTTTCGGACAGTTCCATCTGAATGATCTTGCAGGGCCTGTAGGTACGATTCAAGTAACGACTGAAGTGGCTAGACAAGGACTCGACAGTATGATTCTGTGGACAGCGCTAATCAGTACCAACTTGGGTATATTCAATTTGCTACCTATTCCAGCATTAGATGGAAGTCGTTTGATTTTCTTACTTGTGGAATGGATACGTCGTAAGCCGCTTGAACCAAGCAAAGAAGGTCTGGTTCATTTGATTGGATTCGGAATGTTATTCTTGCTTATGATTGCTGTAACTTATAATGATATTGTACGTTTAATTAAAGGATAA
- the proS gene encoding proline--tRNA ligase — MSNDKQDKQFVTEITPQGEDFSRWYIDVIKKAELMDYSPVRGCIVFRPDGYEIWEHIQQDLDRRFKETGHRNAYFPLFIPESFFEKEKEHIEGFNPELPWVTEAGGDKLEERLAIRPTSETMFGHMYSKWIQSYRDLPVLINQWANVVRWEKRTLPFLRTSEFLWQEGHTAHETETEAREETMRMLEVYRDFVESFLAIPVITGQKSPSEKFAGARDTYSIEAMMKDGRAVQAGTSHFMGTNFAEAFEIQYLSRENTQEYAHTTSWGVSTRLIGALIMVHGDDRGLALPPKVAPKQVMIIPIGPPKTRDMVVGRADELFAELKKAGVRVGIDDRADVRPGWKFNEYEMRGIPVRLEIGPRDMENGVCVLVSRITGEKKQVALENIVTEVQNMLEQVQQEMYDRALAFREENMHEVDTLDEMKAIMEEKRGFFIAGWDGTIESEAKVKEETGATIRNIPFQLDVQKEKCLVTGEPAKHTVVFARAY, encoded by the coding sequence ATGTCGAATGATAAGCAGGACAAACAATTCGTAACTGAAATTACACCACAAGGTGAAGACTTCTCACGCTGGTATATTGATGTGATCAAAAAAGCTGAATTAATGGACTATTCACCTGTACGCGGTTGTATCGTATTCCGCCCGGATGGATACGAAATTTGGGAACATATTCAGCAAGATCTAGATCGTCGTTTCAAAGAAACCGGTCATCGTAATGCATATTTCCCATTGTTTATTCCAGAAAGCTTTTTTGAAAAAGAAAAAGAGCACATTGAAGGATTTAACCCTGAGTTGCCATGGGTAACTGAAGCAGGTGGAGATAAGCTAGAAGAACGTTTGGCAATTCGTCCTACATCAGAGACAATGTTCGGACATATGTATTCCAAATGGATTCAATCATACCGTGATTTACCTGTATTGATTAACCAATGGGCGAACGTTGTTCGTTGGGAAAAACGTACATTACCGTTCTTACGTACAAGTGAATTCTTGTGGCAAGAAGGTCATACAGCTCATGAGACAGAAACAGAAGCACGCGAAGAAACTATGCGTATGCTTGAAGTATATCGTGACTTTGTAGAAAGTTTCTTAGCCATCCCTGTAATTACAGGACAGAAGAGCCCTTCTGAGAAATTTGCAGGCGCACGTGATACGTATTCGATCGAAGCTATGATGAAAGATGGACGTGCAGTACAAGCAGGGACATCTCACTTTATGGGTACTAACTTTGCGGAAGCATTTGAAATTCAGTACTTAAGTCGTGAAAATACACAAGAGTATGCACATACAACATCATGGGGTGTAAGTACACGTCTAATCGGTGCGCTGATCATGGTGCATGGTGATGATCGTGGATTAGCATTGCCTCCTAAAGTAGCTCCAAAACAAGTCATGATTATTCCAATTGGCCCTCCTAAAACACGTGATATGGTGGTAGGACGTGCTGACGAATTATTTGCTGAGTTGAAAAAAGCAGGTGTACGTGTAGGCATTGATGATCGTGCAGATGTACGTCCAGGTTGGAAATTCAACGAGTACGAGATGCGCGGTATCCCCGTTCGTCTGGAAATTGGACCTCGTGATATGGAAAATGGAGTATGCGTATTGGTTTCTCGTATTACAGGCGAGAAAAAACAAGTCGCTCTTGAAAATATCGTTACAGAAGTTCAAAATATGTTAGAGCAAGTACAACAAGAAATGTATGATCGTGCACTGGCGTTCCGTGAAGAAAACATGCATGAAGTAGATACATTGGATGAAATGAAAGCTATTATGGAAGAAAAACGTGGCTTCTTTATCGCGGGCTGGGATGGTACGATCGAATCCGAAGCCAAAGTTAAAGAAGAAACAGGAGCAACGATCCGTAATATTCCTTTCCAATTAGATGTTCAAAAAGAAAAATGTTTAGTAACTGGAGAGCCAGCGAAACACACTGTTGTATTCGCTCGTGCGTATTAA